In the genome of Flexistipes sinusarabici DSM 4947, one region contains:
- a CDS encoding LysO family transporter has translation MLIFLLFLMTGIALGYFLNGKHVDKTQKIFLNISILLLLFFMGASIGKDPELFDKIAGFGFQALVIASSTIFFSIIGVLIVVSFMGGKK, from the coding sequence ATGCTTATTTTTTTACTGTTTTTAATGACAGGTATCGCTCTCGGATATTTTCTTAACGGGAAACATGTAGACAAAACCCAGAAAATTTTTCTCAATATCAGTATTCTGCTTTTGCTGTTTTTTATGGGGGCAAGCATAGGCAAAGACCCTGAATTATTTGACAAAATTGCCGGTTTCGGGTTTCAGGCGCTTGTAATAGCTTCTTCTACAATTTTTTTCAGCATAATAGGGGTATTGATTGTTGTAAGTTTCATGGGTGGGAAAAAATGA
- a CDS encoding AMP-binding protein, with product MDLNTLPAYLYSNFKKNPDKTAFREKDLGIWQSFTWSDYLKNVCVVAAFFEEQGLKKGDTIAVVGDNKPEWVVCEMAAQLLGVIPIGIYQDSVISEVKYILQKAEVKIVVAEDQEQVDKILDILEESEEGNDIKCVIYYDDKGMYQYNDPSLVYYADIFNNGYFKEGGFEKYCESKINEIDENDVAVMCTTSGTTGFPKLAMLTHKNMIFMSHSLGKADPKQEDDEFVSFLPLPWIGEQMMCVASALIFGFKVNFPESHDTVQNDMKEIGPNLIFSPPRVWENLASNVQVKIMDTSRFKRFMYNKCLPVGYKYAESRFDRVEPSVWLKIKYRLAYLAVFRKLKERMGFSFLRSAITGGAALGPDTFKFFHALGINLKQIYGQTEISGISCIHRQDDVDFTSVGKPIEGTEIKILEDGEIISRSDAVFAGYYKDQKATDETLKDGWLYSGDAGYFDENGKLVVLDRKKDIMHLNDGTMFSPQFLENKIKFSPYVKEAVTFGNNRDFIAMIINIDMDIVSKWAEENKISYTTYTDLSSKNEVYELIAKEVAEVNRQLKDNMKIKRFVLLYKELDADDGELTRTRKVRRGFVEERYREIVEALYGEKNEITIDAVIRLQDEREKRIHTTMKIYNMVK from the coding sequence ATGGATTTAAATACTCTCCCGGCATATCTCTACAGTAATTTTAAAAAAAATCCTGATAAAACAGCCTTCAGGGAGAAAGATTTGGGTATTTGGCAAAGTTTCACATGGTCGGATTATTTGAAAAATGTATGTGTGGTTGCCGCTTTTTTTGAAGAACAGGGGCTAAAAAAAGGCGATACCATTGCAGTGGTTGGGGACAATAAACCTGAGTGGGTAGTGTGTGAGATGGCAGCACAGCTTCTCGGTGTTATACCGATCGGGATTTATCAGGATTCGGTAATTTCAGAGGTTAAATATATTCTGCAAAAAGCGGAAGTTAAAATTGTGGTAGCAGAAGACCAGGAGCAGGTGGATAAAATTCTGGATATTCTGGAGGAAAGCGAAGAGGGGAATGATATTAAGTGTGTCATATATTACGATGACAAAGGAATGTATCAATATAATGACCCATCTTTGGTGTATTACGCTGATATTTTTAACAATGGATATTTTAAAGAGGGTGGTTTCGAGAAGTATTGCGAGTCAAAAATAAACGAAATAGATGAAAATGATGTTGCTGTTATGTGTACCACTTCAGGCACCACAGGCTTTCCGAAACTTGCAATGCTTACACACAAAAACATGATTTTTATGTCCCACAGTTTGGGTAAAGCAGATCCCAAACAAGAAGACGACGAATTTGTTTCATTTCTCCCGCTTCCATGGATAGGTGAGCAGATGATGTGTGTTGCAAGTGCTTTAATTTTCGGATTTAAGGTAAATTTCCCTGAAAGTCATGACACCGTACAGAATGATATGAAAGAGATAGGTCCGAACCTGATTTTTTCTCCGCCAAGGGTGTGGGAAAATCTTGCTTCAAATGTACAGGTTAAAATAATGGATACAAGCAGGTTTAAACGTTTTATGTATAACAAATGCCTTCCTGTGGGCTATAAATACGCCGAGAGTAGATTTGACAGGGTGGAGCCATCGGTTTGGTTAAAAATCAAATACAGGCTTGCTTACCTGGCTGTTTTCAGAAAATTGAAGGAGCGGATGGGTTTTTCTTTCTTAAGAAGCGCAATAACAGGTGGAGCAGCATTGGGGCCGGATACGTTTAAATTTTTTCACGCCCTTGGGATTAATCTGAAGCAGATTTACGGTCAGACAGAAATTTCAGGCATTTCGTGCATTCACAGACAGGATGATGTGGATTTTACCTCAGTTGGCAAACCGATAGAAGGAACGGAAATAAAAATCCTGGAAGACGGTGAGATTATATCAAGAAGTGATGCAGTTTTTGCAGGGTATTACAAGGATCAAAAAGCCACTGATGAGACACTTAAAGACGGATGGCTTTATTCCGGGGATGCAGGGTATTTTGATGAGAACGGCAAGCTTGTCGTTCTGGACAGAAAAAAGGATATAATGCACCTGAATGACGGAACGATGTTTTCACCCCAGTTTCTGGAAAATAAAATAAAATTCAGCCCTTATGTAAAGGAAGCCGTGACTTTCGGCAACAACCGCGACTTTATAGCTATGATTATAAATATTGACATGGATATAGTAAGCAAATGGGCTGAAGAAAATAAAATTTCATATACGACATATACTGATCTCTCCTCGAAAAATGAGGTATACGAACTTATTGCGAAAGAAGTGGCGGAGGTGAACCGCCAGTTGAAAGATAATATGAAAATAAAACGCTTTGTCCTTCTTTACAAAGAGCTGGATGCCGACGACGGGGAGCTGACGAGAACAAGAAAGGTCAGAAGGGGGTTTGTGGAGGAGAGATACAGGGAAATCGTGGAAGCCTTATACGGTGAAAAGAATGAAATTACCATTGATGCCGTCATCAGGCTTCAGGACGAAAGGGAAAAGCGTATACATACCACTATGAAAATTTACAATATGGTGAAATGA
- a CDS encoding radical SAM/SPASM domain-containing protein, which produces MSEKWELKWMAWELTEKCNLSCVHCRSASEIDSSEGLFTLDKAKAFLDEIAEFASPVIVLSGGEPLMRKDVFDIAEYGTEKGFRMCMATNGVLVDDDVCEKIKSSGIRIVALSLDGSTREIHDDFRGQVGAFDGVMRAAEYFRKHDIKFIINSSFTKRNQEDIPNVKDLAKKIGATAWYMFQIVPTGRGEEIMKELIDKEDYEKILNWHYDMEREEEDILVRPTCAPQYYRIWHERSRKEGKDSTRRNLSFSTGGGKGCIAAQKICLVTAMGDVYPCSYFPLAAGNVFKESFKEIWEKSKLFNDIRSFKDYEGKCGSCRYLGVCGGCRARAYAVSDSYMAEEPFCDYVPENYKEPVDKK; this is translated from the coding sequence ATGTCAGAAAAATGGGAACTCAAATGGATGGCATGGGAACTGACGGAAAAGTGCAATCTCAGCTGTGTGCACTGCAGGTCAGCCTCAGAAATTGACTCATCTGAAGGTTTGTTTACTTTAGATAAAGCAAAAGCTTTTCTGGATGAAATTGCTGAATTTGCGTCGCCTGTTATCGTGCTTTCCGGCGGTGAACCGTTAATGAGAAAAGATGTTTTTGATATAGCGGAATACGGTACCGAAAAAGGTTTTCGTATGTGTATGGCAACAAACGGTGTGCTTGTGGATGATGACGTGTGCGAGAAAATAAAATCATCAGGTATCAGAATTGTTGCATTAAGTCTGGACGGTTCCACCAGAGAAATCCATGATGATTTCAGGGGACAGGTTGGAGCTTTTGACGGTGTGATGAGAGCTGCCGAATATTTCAGGAAACATGACATTAAGTTTATTATAAATTCCTCTTTTACCAAGAGAAATCAGGAAGATATACCGAATGTAAAAGATCTCGCCAAAAAAATAGGCGCAACAGCGTGGTATATGTTCCAGATTGTTCCCACCGGCCGTGGTGAAGAGATAATGAAGGAACTTATTGATAAAGAAGATTACGAAAAGATTCTTAACTGGCACTATGATATGGAGAGGGAAGAAGAGGATATCTTAGTACGCCCCACCTGTGCACCCCAATATTATCGCATATGGCATGAGCGCAGCAGAAAAGAGGGCAAAGACAGTACAAGAAGAAATCTCAGCTTTTCCACAGGCGGCGGCAAAGGATGTATTGCAGCTCAGAAAATTTGTCTTGTTACTGCTATGGGTGATGTGTATCCGTGTTCGTATTTTCCTCTGGCAGCCGGCAATGTTTTCAAAGAGTCTTTCAAGGAAATCTGGGAAAAATCAAAGCTTTTTAACGACATACGAAGCTTTAAAGATTACGAAGGTAAATGCGGCTCCTGTAGATATCTGGGGGTATGCGGCGGCTGCAGAGCCAGAGCATATGCAGTATCGGATTCCTATATGGCTGAAGAGCCTTTTTGCGACTATGTGCCTGAAAATTACAAAGAGCCTGTTGATAAAAAATAG
- a CDS encoding thioredoxin domain-containing protein, whose translation MLENKLKNEYSLYLLEHKNNPVAWQPFTYQITETAEKENKPILLSIGYSSCHWCHVMADESFSDNETAEFINENFIPVKIDREEYPDIDKKYQFFLQIIRQMGGWPLTVFTDPDLTPFYGGTYFPKNEIQGIPAFLNVLKAVSELYKNNDSKLDKIRGNYRNFIKRFNQTDSDFNDFQNYTKEKEISNFMDQADRQQGGLKGNSKFPNIPVMNYLLSFAENDENIMKFLKKTADQLCSSGIFDHINGGFYRYCVDSSWNMPHFEKMLYDNALNAEFLTKLYDVTKDPLYLHIARKAADFILEYFSTDFGLAASMNADSPDENNNLVEGYYYKIFENDIPANFSENEKQLIHNHFVFKENVLNLQDIDYEKYVKIEPVFEKIQNSINKEKPVLDTKVIISWNMLFVNTLLTLSEMTNDEYYFQMAVNLYNKVKNYLINDDGSLFRIKYHKDLAFNHRTLEDYAYSIDTTMRMFEMTKDRVMLDFAVKLTKKMFEIFRENGVLFFDTNHDVSDTFDEAVPSAFAVALKNSEHLSEISDINGDIVGKLKDFGADRVLKFPAGHPTLLNYFKFGI comes from the coding sequence ATGCTTGAAAATAAACTGAAAAACGAATACAGCCTTTATCTGCTTGAGCATAAAAACAACCCCGTGGCCTGGCAGCCCTTTACCTACCAAATTACTGAAACTGCCGAAAAAGAGAACAAACCTATACTATTGAGCATCGGTTACTCTTCCTGCCACTGGTGCCATGTAATGGCAGATGAGTCATTCAGTGATAATGAAACCGCTGAGTTTATTAATGAAAACTTTATCCCTGTTAAAATTGACAGAGAAGAATATCCGGATATTGATAAAAAGTATCAGTTTTTTCTGCAAATAATCAGACAGATGGGCGGCTGGCCGCTGACTGTGTTTACGGACCCCGATTTGACTCCCTTTTACGGGGGTACATATTTTCCCAAAAATGAAATACAGGGAATTCCTGCCTTTCTAAATGTACTTAAGGCCGTATCGGAGTTATACAAAAATAACGATTCAAAACTGGATAAGATCAGGGGAAATTACCGAAATTTTATCAAACGATTTAATCAAACCGATTCTGACTTCAATGATTTCCAAAATTATACAAAAGAAAAGGAAATAAGCAATTTTATGGATCAGGCCGACAGGCAACAGGGAGGATTGAAGGGAAACAGTAAATTCCCTAATATTCCCGTTATGAATTATCTGCTTTCTTTTGCTGAAAATGATGAAAACATAATGAAATTTCTAAAAAAGACCGCTGATCAATTGTGCAGTTCAGGGATATTCGATCACATCAACGGCGGTTTTTACAGGTACTGTGTTGACTCATCCTGGAACATGCCGCATTTCGAGAAAATGCTTTACGATAATGCCCTCAATGCCGAATTTTTAACAAAACTTTATGATGTTACAAAAGATCCGCTTTATCTGCACATTGCACGTAAGGCGGCTGATTTTATCCTGGAATATTTTTCCACTGATTTCGGTCTGGCTGCATCCATGAATGCTGATTCTCCTGATGAAAACAATAACCTGGTGGAAGGATATTACTATAAAATTTTTGAAAACGACATCCCGGCAAATTTCAGTGAAAATGAAAAACAGCTTATACATAACCATTTTGTGTTTAAAGAAAACGTTCTCAATTTGCAGGATATAGACTATGAAAAATACGTTAAAATCGAGCCCGTCTTTGAAAAAATACAGAACAGCATAAATAAAGAAAAGCCTGTTCTTGACACAAAAGTAATCATTTCATGGAACATGCTTTTTGTTAACACACTTCTTACATTATCAGAAATGACCAATGATGAATATTATTTCCAGATGGCAGTAAATTTATACAACAAAGTCAAAAATTATCTGATAAATGACGACGGCAGCTTATTCCGCATAAAATATCATAAAGACCTTGCTTTTAATCACAGAACGCTGGAAGATTACGCCTATTCTATTGATACAACGATGAGAATGTTTGAAATGACAAAAGACAGGGTTATGCTGGATTTTGCGGTAAAACTCACAAAAAAAATGTTCGAAATTTTTCGTGAAAATGGAGTACTTTTTTTCGACACCAATCATGATGTATCGGATACATTTGACGAAGCCGTTCCTTCGGCTTTTGCAGTTGCGCTTAAAAACAGTGAGCACCTCTCTGAAATTTCAGATATAAACGGCGATATTGTTGGCAAACTAAAGGATTTCGGTGCTGACAGAGTTTTAAAATTCCCGGCAGGCCACCCTACTCTGTTAAATTATTTCAAATTCGGGATATAG
- a CDS encoding ABC transporter ATP-binding protein — translation MINKESLLTVKNIYLSFGGIMAVAGVSFNVNKGDVFSIIGPNGAGKTSILNTITGIYFPERGSIFLKGADITKMPVYKRPAKGVVRTFQNLELFKGMTVLDNLMLSRHSLMNYGIFSSIFYFGKPLREEVRHREKVEEIIDFLDLSGIRKKHVFELSYGLQKRVELARALALEPELLLLDEPMAGMNTEETEDMARYIIDINEERDTTIVLIEHDMNVVMDISSRILAIDFGEKICEGLPSDVANDERVLSAYLGEEKWI, via the coding sequence ATGATAAATAAAGAAAGTTTACTTACAGTTAAGAATATCTACCTGAGCTTCGGCGGCATTATGGCTGTAGCCGGTGTGTCGTTTAATGTAAACAAAGGGGATGTTTTTTCAATAATAGGCCCCAACGGTGCCGGCAAGACAAGTATTTTAAATACAATCACAGGTATATACTTTCCGGAAAGAGGGAGTATTTTTCTAAAAGGGGCTGATATCACAAAGATGCCTGTTTATAAAAGGCCTGCAAAGGGTGTGGTCAGAACATTCCAAAATCTCGAGCTGTTCAAAGGGATGACTGTTTTGGATAATCTGATGCTTTCCCGCCACAGCCTGATGAATTACGGGATATTTTCTTCAATTTTTTATTTTGGCAAACCTTTAAGAGAGGAAGTCAGACACAGGGAAAAAGTTGAAGAGATAATTGATTTTCTGGATCTCTCGGGAATCAGGAAGAAACATGTTTTTGAACTTTCTTACGGTCTTCAGAAAAGGGTTGAGCTTGCCAGAGCTTTGGCACTGGAGCCGGAACTGCTGCTTCTGGATGAGCCTATGGCCGGTATGAACACGGAAGAAACCGAGGATATGGCAAGATATATTATTGATATTAACGAAGAAAGGGATACTACAATAGTTTTGATTGAACACGATATGAATGTCGTTATGGATATTTCTTCAAGAATACTGGCTATAGATTTCGGTGAAAAAATCTGCGAAGGGCTGCCTTCTGATGTGGCTAATGACGAGAGGGTGCTTTCCGCATACCTGGGTGAGGAAAAATGGATTTAA
- a CDS encoding ABC transporter ATP-binding protein (Members of the family are the ATP-binding subunit of ABC transporters for substrates such as betaine, L-proline or other amino acids, choline, carnitine, etc. The substrate specificity is best determined from the substrate-binding subunit, rather than this subunit, as it interacts with the permease subunit and not with substrate directly.): protein MIKFENVSKAYEENNVVKNLSFEVKKGEICVLIGPSGCGKSTTLKMINRLVEPTEGAVRIDGKKVRDFKPEILRRRIGYVIQNIGLFPHLTVKENISVVPKLLKWDKNRIDQRVSELMDLMGMQESQFLKKHPSELSGGQAQRVGVARALAANPDIVLMDEPFGALDPITKSSLQNEILRLQKKVQKTIVFVTHDIDEAVKLADRIAVMNEGSLVAYDRPESILNNKENEFIKKFVGFDRALKKLTRMYVEDFIKPYKSVKISDSSELIKREMENEIFVWVVDDNGNFKGWLNNDDSIDFTEHIESFIVKDIENFQVSPDCSLKDALSVMMSENVVTLPVVDNGKLIGEIRLSDIVGNEKNN from the coding sequence ATGATAAAATTTGAGAATGTTTCAAAAGCTTACGAAGAGAATAATGTGGTAAAAAACCTTTCCTTTGAGGTTAAGAAAGGAGAAATCTGTGTATTGATTGGCCCTTCCGGCTGCGGTAAATCAACAACACTGAAGATGATAAACAGACTTGTTGAGCCCACGGAAGGGGCTGTAAGGATAGATGGGAAAAAAGTGAGAGATTTCAAACCTGAGATTCTGCGCAGAAGGATTGGTTATGTTATTCAGAATATAGGTCTTTTTCCTCATTTAACTGTTAAAGAAAATATTTCAGTTGTTCCAAAGCTGCTGAAATGGGATAAAAACAGAATTGACCAACGAGTATCCGAACTCATGGATCTTATGGGAATGCAGGAGAGCCAGTTTCTTAAAAAACACCCTTCGGAACTTTCAGGAGGGCAGGCTCAGCGTGTCGGTGTTGCCCGCGCTTTGGCAGCAAATCCAGATATTGTACTTATGGATGAACCTTTTGGTGCTCTTGATCCTATTACAAAATCGAGTTTGCAAAATGAAATTCTGCGTTTGCAAAAAAAAGTGCAGAAGACGATTGTGTTTGTTACCCATGATATAGATGAAGCGGTAAAACTTGCAGACAGAATTGCAGTGATGAATGAAGGTAGTCTTGTGGCATACGACAGGCCGGAATCTATTCTGAACAATAAGGAGAATGAATTTATAAAAAAATTTGTCGGTTTTGACAGGGCATTGAAAAAGCTTACACGAATGTATGTGGAGGACTTTATAAAACCTTATAAAAGCGTAAAAATATCTGATTCCTCTGAACTTATTAAAAGGGAGATGGAAAATGAGATTTTTGTCTGGGTTGTGGATGATAACGGCAATTTTAAAGGATGGTTAAACAATGACGACAGCATTGATTTTACTGAGCATATTGAAAGTTTTATTGTAAAGGATATAGAAAATTTTCAGGTCTCACCGGATTGTTCATTAAAGGATGCTTTGTCGGTGATGATGAGTGAAAATGTTGTAACACTGCCGGTGGTGGATAACGGAAAATTAATCGGAGAAATCAGACTGTCGGATATAGTGGGCAATGAGAAAAATAACTAA
- a CDS encoding ABC transporter permease — MDLSTNKVYAGLVFRRLLDKNEIIFLLLFALGLLSNSFIVEKPNRLAGGSPLALDSVISATSIVLVIIIALIAVLLSRKRTFVFTNLSFLLLGLLLSFFLWQAGDYAAGVTSQNDFARASLSYGFWLILGACYFFYIYNINFFSGAFYRFLLSISFFLPLTVVLTAGFADKLSLLIEFYYNQDRFYGEVLNHFKIAYGAVVLAVITGFPLAVYITRNEKMSEKVFNVLGILQTIPSIALFGFLMIPLAFIVNMFPVLGKIGISGIGWLPAVIALYLYSLLPVVINVFTGIKSVSSDVVEAARGMGMGRYQILFRIKILLSLPVILNGIRVALVQSVGNTAVAALIGAGGLGVFIFQGLGQAAPDLILLGAIPTIIIAVLTDSVMQILADYTKKKTAYDKI; from the coding sequence ATGGATTTATCGACTAATAAAGTTTATGCCGGTTTGGTTTTCCGCAGATTGTTGGATAAAAATGAGATAATTTTTCTTTTGCTTTTTGCTTTGGGGCTTTTAAGCAACAGCTTCATAGTTGAAAAACCCAATAGACTGGCCGGCGGAAGCCCCTTGGCTCTGGATAGTGTGATTTCCGCCACATCAATAGTTTTAGTAATTATTATCGCATTAATTGCTGTTTTACTGTCCAGAAAAAGAACCTTTGTATTTACAAACCTTTCTTTTCTGCTCCTTGGTCTGCTCCTCTCTTTTTTCCTTTGGCAAGCCGGGGATTACGCCGCTGGTGTCACTTCACAGAATGATTTCGCAAGGGCAAGTCTTTCCTATGGTTTTTGGCTCATATTGGGAGCATGCTACTTTTTTTACATTTATAATATTAATTTTTTCAGCGGTGCTTTTTACAGATTTTTACTGTCAATTTCATTTTTTCTGCCGTTAACAGTTGTGCTTACAGCCGGTTTTGCCGACAAACTGTCTTTGTTAATCGAGTTTTATTACAATCAGGATCGTTTTTATGGAGAAGTTTTAAATCACTTTAAAATTGCATATGGAGCTGTTGTTTTGGCGGTAATTACAGGTTTTCCTTTGGCAGTTTATATAACCAGAAACGAAAAGATGAGTGAAAAAGTTTTTAATGTGCTGGGAATTCTGCAGACCATTCCCAGTATCGCTTTGTTCGGTTTTCTTATGATTCCTCTGGCGTTTATCGTAAATATGTTTCCTGTACTCGGCAAAATTGGCATTTCAGGCATAGGATGGCTTCCGGCTGTTATCGCCCTTTATCTTTACTCACTTCTGCCCGTGGTTATAAATGTTTTCACCGGGATAAAAAGTGTTTCTTCAGATGTGGTGGAAGCTGCCAGAGGGATGGGAATGGGAAGATACCAAATACTGTTCAGAATTAAAATCCTGCTTAGTCTGCCCGTTATTTTAAACGGTATAAGGGTTGCTCTGGTTCAGTCAGTGGGTAATACTGCCGTTGCCGCTCTTATAGGCGCAGGCGGTCTCGGTGTTTTTATCTTTCAGGGGCTTGGGCAGGCTGCTCCTGACTTGATACTGCTGGGTGCAATTCCCACAATTATAATTGCTGTGCTTACCGATTCGGTTATGCAGATATTGGCAGATTATACAAAGAAGAAGACGGCTTATGATAAAATTTGA
- a CDS encoding ABC transporter permease — protein sequence MRKITKLKMFQPLLMFTAVIFTLTLAFYIYGNREGFEEFLYPRSDALGLTIEHLYMVFVSAGFSVVAGVFTGVLVTRKFWSDLLPAVNSLASVGQTFPPVAVLALAVPVVGFGFKPTIIALILYGFFPIVRNTIAGIESVPKEVKEAAKGMGMTGVQILSKVELPLASKIILAGIRTSVIINIGTATIGATIGAGGLGAPIISGLINENFYYVFQGSLCVGLLAVVADKAIEDLGRLLFE from the coding sequence ATGAGAAAAATAACTAAACTTAAAATGTTTCAACCTTTACTTATGTTTACAGCTGTTATCTTTACTCTAACGTTAGCTTTCTATATTTACGGCAACAGGGAAGGTTTTGAGGAATTTTTGTACCCGCGGTCGGATGCTTTGGGACTGACGATAGAGCATTTATATATGGTTTTTGTTTCGGCTGGATTTTCTGTGGTTGCGGGAGTCTTTACCGGTGTTCTTGTGACCAGAAAATTCTGGTCTGATCTTCTGCCTGCTGTTAATTCCCTGGCTTCAGTGGGCCAAACGTTTCCGCCTGTTGCAGTTCTTGCACTGGCTGTGCCTGTGGTCGGATTCGGATTCAAACCCACAATAATTGCATTGATTCTGTACGGTTTTTTCCCTATTGTCAGAAATACCATCGCCGGAATTGAGTCGGTGCCAAAAGAGGTAAAAGAAGCGGCAAAAGGGATGGGAATGACCGGCGTCCAGATATTAAGCAAGGTGGAGCTTCCTCTTGCCTCAAAAATTATATTGGCCGGTATAAGAACATCTGTTATTATAAATATCGGAACTGCTACAATAGGTGCTACAATCGGTGCAGGCGGGTTAGGGGCTCCTATAATATCCGGATTGATAAATGAGAATTTTTATTATGTTTTTCAGGGAAGCCTGTGTGTTGGACTTCTGGCAGTTGTGGCAGATAAGGCAATAGAGGATTTGGGGAGATTGTTGTTTGAGTGA
- a CDS encoding TraR/DksA family transcriptional regulator: protein MEKNKKEEIKKQVISLIQELEQEIAELNENDQTVAPDNAIGRLSRMEAMQAQNINNATLNNKRKRLIRLKDTLGKIDSLHFGECKACGEEIEINRLRASPEANVCSECIRQNQKK, encoded by the coding sequence ATGGAAAAAAATAAGAAAGAAGAAATAAAAAAACAGGTTATTTCGCTTATTCAAGAACTTGAACAGGAAATTGCAGAACTTAATGAGAACGATCAGACAGTAGCTCCGGATAATGCAATAGGAAGACTGAGCAGAATGGAGGCTATGCAGGCACAGAACATAAATAATGCAACCTTGAATAATAAGCGTAAAAGACTAATCAGACTTAAAGACACATTGGGTAAGATTGATTCTCTGCATTTCGGAGAGTGTAAAGCGTGTGGTGAGGAAATAGAGATTAACAGACTAAGAGCCAGTCCAGAAGCCAACGTATGCAGTGAATGTATTCGTCAGAATCAAAAAAAGTGA
- a CDS encoding lysine exporter LysO family protein: MIILMLAAVTAGTLTAQFSILPEFIIIGTDEITRYMLYLLLLLIGYDIGRDKNTIRKLINADRQAFFIPFGTIAGTLAGGAFAVLFINMSIKDSLAVSAGFGWYSLSAVIIADAKGSDLGSVAFLTNVFREIISIILIPVLAKYVNPYVSIAPGGATTMDTTLPIIEKYAGSSAAFIAFLHGFILSSLVPVIVPVFL; the protein is encoded by the coding sequence ATGATAATCCTGATGTTGGCAGCAGTGACGGCAGGCACATTAACAGCTCAATTCTCAATACTTCCCGAATTTATAATAATCGGTACCGATGAAATAACCCGATATATGCTTTATCTGCTCTTACTTCTTATTGGATATGATATAGGAAGAGACAAAAACACAATACGCAAACTGATCAATGCAGACAGGCAGGCTTTTTTCATTCCCTTTGGAACAATAGCCGGGACATTGGCAGGGGGAGCATTTGCCGTATTATTTATCAATATGAGTATAAAAGATTCCCTGGCTGTTTCAGCAGGGTTCGGCTGGTATTCACTCTCTGCCGTCATCATAGCTGATGCCAAAGGCAGTGATTTGGGATCCGTGGCATTTCTGACAAATGTTTTCAGGGAAATAATAAGTATTATACTTATCCCGGTACTGGCTAAATATGTGAATCCTTATGTAAGTATAGCACCGGGAGGGGCTACCACAATGGACACAACGCTGCCAATAATTGAAAAGTATGCCGGTTCTTCAGCAGCATTTATAGCCTTTCTTCACGGCTTCATTTTAAGTTCACTTGTGCCAGTAATTGTACCGGTATTTCTCTAA